In the Bifidobacterium catenulatum PV20-2 genome, one interval contains:
- a CDS encoding FAD:protein FMN transferase — protein sequence MDASVSLAQRMPYTTAFPKAFGTGLLISTARPVSTGLRANMERLIDGYEHVLSRFRADSLVTRIGNAEHGGHFDFPNWTGPLFDLYDALHDVTHGAIDPCVGEDLIRLGYDASMNFTVTQDAPKHLGALRGRSVWGHDVERHGTTLVTHDPVQLDFGACGKGYLVDLLGHMLIQEKSADWDDFSGPASSSTQHPNQVSYPNQNHFSSQPPQFVIDAGGDLLVHAEQTISVALEDPEDQSRAIGVAHIANGALCASAPSRRHWNIAINEYTQIAIHHLLNAIDGLPAQQTEASWTYVPSSSQYLNNSHDTANAAEPANATLSLAQNYPTAVADGLATALFVSDAAQLQSTFNFTCATLNESRQISASNDFPAELFLQSASRPHTSPNLKSKAAF from the coding sequence ATGGATGCTTCCGTTTCGCTCGCGCAGCGCATGCCCTACACCACCGCTTTTCCCAAGGCGTTCGGCACCGGCTTGCTGATTTCGACCGCCCGCCCGGTTTCCACGGGCCTGCGTGCCAACATGGAACGACTCATCGACGGATACGAGCATGTGCTTTCGCGATTCCGCGCCGATTCGCTGGTTACGCGCATCGGGAACGCGGAGCATGGCGGACATTTCGATTTTCCCAATTGGACCGGCCCACTGTTTGATTTGTACGACGCACTACACGACGTCACACACGGTGCAATCGATCCGTGCGTCGGCGAGGATTTGATTCGACTTGGGTACGATGCGTCGATGAATTTCACGGTTACGCAGGATGCACCCAAACATTTGGGTGCATTACGCGGACGTTCCGTTTGGGGGCACGATGTGGAACGTCATGGAACCACGCTGGTTACACACGATCCAGTGCAGTTGGACTTCGGCGCATGCGGCAAAGGCTATCTCGTTGATTTGCTCGGACACATGCTGATTCAAGAGAAATCAGCAGATTGGGACGATTTCTCAGGCCCCGCGAGCTCCTCAACCCAGCACCCTAATCAGGTCAGCTATCCCAACCAGAATCACTTCTCCTCACAGCCGCCACAATTTGTTATTGATGCGGGGGGTGATTTGTTGGTTCATGCCGAACAGACTATTTCCGTTGCGCTTGAGGATCCGGAAGATCAATCCCGCGCGATCGGCGTCGCACATATTGCGAACGGTGCGTTGTGTGCGAGCGCACCCAGCCGACGCCATTGGAATATAGCCATCAACGAATACACCCAAATCGCCATTCATCATCTGCTCAATGCCATCGACGGACTACCCGCGCAACAAACCGAAGCCAGTTGGACGTACGTTCCCAGCAGTTCGCAATATCTTAATAATTCGCATGATACCGCCAATGCAGCAGAGCCAGCAAACGCGACGCTCAGCCTCGCACAAAACTATCCCACCGCTGTTGCGGACGGTCTGGCTACGGCCCTATTCGTTTCCGATGCGGCGCAACTGCAGAGCACGTTCAATTTCACATGCGCAACATTGAACGAATCTCGCCAAATCTCAGCCAGCAATGACTTTCCCGCCGAGCTTTTCCTGCAATCCGCATCACGGCCGCACACCAGCCCAAATCTCAAATCTAAAGCCGCTTTTTGA